From a single Sebastes umbrosus isolate fSebUmb1 chromosome 17, fSebUmb1.pri, whole genome shotgun sequence genomic region:
- the LOC119475775 gene encoding carbohydrate-responsive element-binding protein-like, which translates to MEAKGRVCSAGQNQQLQESSDSDSEGGEPVRVASYGIGLSTSTACGSFQVIHSGHFMVSSPHSDSAARRRKSGGGSTRLDFDTENRTWCQTYRFGPLSSGSLSIDPTLTRLFDCMSLAYSGKIVSPKWKSFKGLRLLWRDKIRLNNAIWRAWYIQYVEKRKNPVCGFVTPLEGSEADAHRKPEAIVLEGSYWKRRIEVVIKEYHKWRIYYKKRLQNKKDDILSMLQEGQICQAKLEKWSNQMYHQEPEAEPTEVHMFDLDCLLSDISDTLFTMTQKPCPWASDRHDTYTSNADIIQPGLTPLQPNLDDFMDIPDIFMNYRGQPTEQTGFADCGYFESSPSTAFAPLPSPVVTAPQLLIDTQLAQPNLSSDNLPSSSNTRPDQTRPSQDCGAYHTSSIISGAMPYGHQSYNDPPVSIAFTTSIEQPACSSIPFLYSLPCHKFGYYTTTSVTPTVITHTASTVGTHGSVHQAHGYPHTGDTYPQSPCHSLSYPAAVSDPVHAALPSVTAAHCFSVPEQVVVAGVRGKHKQKTGGARTVGPSVAPSGPPPTAPTPTSCLAKLLSSSARERKPSLGFDTSLVTAKGQRSSSPSSSSSSTAHVGGASSQLQHGAGWPAGIPVLTPLHSQSATLGHSGPHASTSRGSAVSALLSHGSTHTGTTLLIPKTEELSPVQLYGTDRSSLTVHFPGHPGQTSPPNPLDKASNPESPHSCFSGHGKIESSKQTETRRITHISAEQKRRFNIKLGFDTLHNLVTTLSSQPSIKISKATTLQKTAEYISKMQQERAQLHDEAQRLREEIQLLNSAINACQQQLPATGVPITRQRFDHMRQKFREYVQAQTLRNWKFWIFSIIIEPLFESYNAMVSTASVEDLCRSTLSWLDQHCSLPALRPMVLSSLRLLSTTTAILTDPSLLPEQATLAVTQGDPAAALDHSLQPAAQDNTHPM; encoded by the exons ATGGAGGCCAAAGGGAGAGTTTGTTCAGCCGGACAGAACCAGCAGCTCCAGGAGTCCTCAGACTCGGACTCGGAGGGAGGTGAACCGGTTCGGGTGGCCTCATACGGTATCGGACTGTCCACCTCCACCGCCTGCGGCTCCTTCCAGGTGATCCACAGCGGACACTTCATGGTGTCTTCCCCTCACAGTGACTCTGCTGCCCGCAGGAGGAAGAGCGGCGGCGGCTCCACGAGGCTGGACTTCGACACGGAGAACCGGACCTGGTGTCAGACGTACCGGTTCGGTCCGCTGAGCTCCGGGAGTCTGAGCATCGACCCAACTCTGACCCGCCTCTTCGACTGCATGTCCCTGGCCTACAG cGGTAAGATCGTCTCTCCTAAGTGGAAGTCTTTTAAGGGTCTGCGGTTGCTGTGGAGAGATAAGATCCGTCTGAACAATGCCATCTGGAGAGCTTGGTACATTCAGT atgtggagaagaggaagaaccCGGTGTGTGGGTTTGTCACACCGCTGGAGGGCTCGGAGGCCGATGCACATCGGAAACCTGAA GCGATTGTATTAGAGGGCAGCTACTGGAAGCGAAGGATTGAGGTGGTGATCAAGGAGTATCACAAGTGGAGGATTTACTATAAGAAGAGG CTGCAGAACAAGAAGGATGATATTCTATCGATGCTACAAGAG GGTCAGATCTGCCAGGCCAAGCTGGAGAAATGGTCCAATCAGATGTACCACCAGGAGCCTGAGGCTGAGCCGACGGAGGTCCACATGTTTGACCTGGACTGCCTCCTGTCCGACATCTCCGACACCCTGTTCACCATGACGCAGAAGCCGTGCCCCTGGGCCAGCGACCGACACGACA CATACACGAGCAATGCTGATATAATCCAGCCAGGCCTGACTCCACTGCAGCCCAACCTGGATGATTTCATGGATATACCAG ATATCTTTATGAACTACCGGGGCCAGCCCACTGAGCAGACTGGTTTTGCTGACTGTGGCTATTTTGAGAGCTCACCCAGCACAGCGTTTGCTCCTCTTCCCTCCCCCGTGGTAACAGCTCCTCAGCTCCTTATCGACACCCAGCTGGCTCAG CCCAATCTGTCATCTGACAATTTGCCGTCCTCATCCAATACCCGGCCAGACCAGACCAGGCCGAGCCAGGACTGCGGTGCATACCACACGTCTAGCATCATATCAGGCGCCATGCCCTACGGACATCAGTCTTACAATGATCCACCTGTGTCTATAGCGTTCACCACCAGCATCGAGCAGCCGGCCTGTTCAAGTATCCCCTTCCTGTACTCGCTGCCGTGCCACAAGTTCGGTTACTACACGACGACCAGCGTGACCCCCACCGTCATCACTCACACCGCCTCCACCGTGGGGACCCACGGCTCTGTGCACCAGGCTCACGGCTACCCTCACACCGGGGACACATACCCCCAGTCTCCCTGCCACTCTCTCAGTTACCCGGCCGCCGTGTCCGACCCGGTCCACGCGGCGCTGCCCTCTGTCACCGCGGCCCACTGCTTCTCGGTCCCGGAGCAGGTGGTCGTTGCGGGGGTCAGAGGAAAGCACAAGCAAAAGACTGGGGGAGCGAGGACAGTTGGTCCCTCTGTGGCTCCGTCTGGGCCCCCGCCTACTGCACCCACACCAACCAGCTGCCTGGCTAAGCTGCTCTCCTCCAGCGCCCGCGAAC GGAAGCCATCACTAGGATTTGATACTAGTCTAGTGACAgccaaaggtcagaggtcatcatCTCCCAGCTCCTCG TCAAGCAGCACCGCGCATGTCGGAGGAGCTtcgtctcagctgcagcacgGAGCCGGTTGGCCTGCAGGCATCCCAGTGTTGACACCTCTGCACAGCCAGAGCGCCACCCTGGGTCACAGCGGACCCCACGCCAGCACCTCCAGAGGCTCGGCGGTGTCTGCCCTGCTCAGCCACGGCTCCACGCACACCGGCACGACCCTCCTCATTCCCAAGACTGAGGAACTGTCTCCGGTCCAGCTCTACGGCACGGACAGGAGCAGCCTGACAG TTCATTTCCCAGGACATCCAGGCCAAACGTCCCCACCAAACCCTTTAGATAAAGCCTCCAACCCCGAGTCCCCACACTCATGTTTCTCAGGCCACGGAAAGATAGAATCAAGTAAG CAAACAGAGACCAGGAGGATAACTCACATCTCGGCTGAGCAGAAGAGGCGCTTCAACATCAAACTGGGTTTTGACACGTTACATAACCTTGTGACAACGCTCAGCTCTCAGCCAAGCATAAAG ATCAGCAAAGCCACCACGCTGCAGAAGACTGCCGAGTACATCAGTAAGATGCAGCAGGAGAGAGCTCAGCTGCACGACGAGGCTCAGAGACTCAGAGAGGAGATCCAGCTCCTGAACTCTGCCATCAA CGCGTGCCAGCAGCAGCTCCCAGCCACCGGCGTGCCCATCACACGGCAGCGCTTTGACCACATGAGGCAGAAGTTCCGGGAGTACGTCCAGGCCCAGACGCTGCGGAACTGGAAGTTCTGGATC TTCAGTATCATCATCGAGCCGCTGTTTGAGTCCTATAATGCAATGGTGTCCACTGCCAGTGTGGAGGACCTGTGTCGATCCACTCTGTCCTGGCTGGACCAGCACTGCTCCCTGCCTGCCCTGAGACCCA TGGTTCTGAGTTCACTCCGTCTCCTGAGCACCACCACGGCCATCCTGACAGACCCCAGCCTGCTGCCGGAGCAGGCCACCCTCGCCGTCACCCAGGGCGACCCCGCCGCTGCCCTGGACCACTCCTTACAGCCCGCCGCTCAGGACAATACACACCCCATGTGA